Sequence from the Notolabrus celidotus isolate fNotCel1 chromosome 14, fNotCel1.pri, whole genome shotgun sequence genome:
tttcatggcaaataatcacattgtgtgtgatgaatataaatgttaaaagacaacaggatgaggttattgtctgaagacatcAATTTTGCATTTGCAggagaagagataagaggtatcactttgtccgcaagggggcgccagaatcgatacacaccagaagttcctcacagcagctttaagttcatTGAGGATTTAATATAACCATACTGTCTTTTTTGCAGCAAAGCTTCCTGCTGACCACCTGTCTGTGCAAACAGAgcgctcatcatcatcatgtccTCAGAGAGCAACTTGTGAGTCTGTTAGATTtatgactttttaaaacaccCTCAAGCATAATATCGTTTGTATTAATGTAATGCACGATGCAGTCAAATGTATAATTGCACTGGGCGTTCTGAATTACattatgtttgttgtttttgtttttaaatactgtatgtgtttgtgtgtgttttccagggATGATGAGGATACCTTCAAGATCTTGATTGCTACAGATATTCACCTCGGCTACCTTGAGAAGGATGCCATCCGTGGAGGTGACTCTTATAACACACTCGATGAGATCCTGAAATGTGCCAAGACAAACCAGGTACGTGCAAGtttatggatgtgtgtgtttgtttatctgtttgcttgaattgaCATCCCAAATGTCTGCCTGTTCTGAATGCTTGTTGCTTTCTTTTTGCTCACTTGTTTGCTTGCAGGTAGATTTCATCCTGCTGGGTGGTGATTTGTTTCATGAAAACAAGCCGACACGCCGATGCCTTCACAACTGCATCACGATGCTGAGACGATACTGCATGGGGGACACACCCATCCACTTTAACGTTGTCAGTGACCAGACTGTCAACTTCAACACCACCCAGTCAGTTCACGAAGCATCTGTGTCTTTTATAAGAGCAAAAATCTGTATTCTCTCTGAATAACTGTCATAGAAATGCTGTTTTACAGTCTGTGATGGTATGTTGTAGGTTCCCCTGGGTGAACTATCAGGATGAAAACTTGAACATCTCGATTCCTGTGTTCAGTATTCATGGTAATCATGACGACCCAACTGGGGTGAGTTCAAGATAAAACAGATCAATAGACGAAACCTATTGTCTTAACTTAAACAGTATAatctgtatatttattttaatctcattCTGCTTCTGTATTTCTCAAGGCTGAAGGTTTGTGTGCGTTGGATCTGCTCAGTGCCTCTGGTCTTGTCAATCACTTTGGTCACTCACACTCAGTGGAGAGGATTGAAATGAGTCCTGTCCTCATGCAGAAAGGCAGCACAAAGCTGGCCTTATATGGTCTTGGTAAGTGCATTTTATATAATATGTTTCAGTCTGATCACAGGTAGAATGAGAATTTAAATTACTGTTTCAGGctgatttttctctctgtgtttgtaaaggCTCTATCCCAGATGAGCGCTTGTACAGGATGTTTGTCAACAACCAGGTGACTATGCTTCGGCCCAAAGAAGATCAAGATGATTGGTTTAACCTCTTCGCCATCCACCAGAACAGGTGTGTGTCCTGACTAATAAGTTGGCATGTTCAATATCTATTGGGTTTATTTCATCTTTACCGAATGACCTCCTGAAACAAGTTGTTTGTCATTTAGGATTTCACTTCAATGTTTTTGTGCGTGATTTTACCAGGAGTAAACATGGACCCACTAACTACATTCCTGAGCAGTTCCTGGATGAGTTTCTCGACTTGGTGGTGTGGGGTCACGAGCACGAATGTTTGATAACACCAACTAGAAACGAACAGCAGCTCTTCTATGTGACACAGCCCGGCAGCTCTGTAGCCACCTCTCTGTCCCCTGGAGAGGCAACTAAGAAGTAAaaatagagacacacacacacacacacacacacacacacacacacacacacacacacacacacacacacacacacacacacacacacacacacacacacacacacacacacacactgacattggTCATATTCTGATTATGATCTAAAGCATGGAAGAAAcaaaactgtgtgtttgtttggatttaGGCACATAGGGCTCCTGAGGGTGAAAGGTCGTAAGATGAACCTCCAGAAGATCCCGTTAAAGACGGTGCGTCAGTTCTTCATCCAGGATGTGGTTCTGGCTGATTATCAGGACCTCTTCACGCCTGAAACACCCCAGGTCACAAAGAAAGTGGAGAACCTTTGCTATGCAAAGGTAACTGTTGAAGTCACCAGCAAACTAAGTCAGTCCAACTGCTCTTACTCCAATATCTAACCCTTCTTGTCCGTCATCTGTGCTCTCCCTTGTCTTCACGTAGGTCACAGAGATGTTAGAAGAAGCTGAAAGAGAAAGACTTGGGTGTCCACTCACTCCAGAGAAACCTCTGATTCGCCTGAGGGTAAGAAGGTCTCAACTTAACCATTTGCACAAATCTTTGCATTAACACTATGTGAAATTGGATCCTTTCCATCGCCCACAGGTGGACTACAGTGGGGGCTTTGAGGCGTTTAATACTGCACGCTTCAGTCAGAAGTTTGTGGAACGTGTAGCCAACCCAAAAGACCTCATTCATTTTCTCAGACGGCGCGAGCAAAAGGAGGACATTAAAGGTTAGACAATGAGGGATCACAATGCTAGTATACATTACAGATAAGTGtacattatttttcttaatcacacactttaatctttgtttttccAGATGAGGTCAATGTTGACTACAGCAAAATATTGAAAACCACAGCAGTAGAGGGGCTGAGAGTGGAGGATCTGGTTAAACAGTACTTTGAGGCAGCTGAACAGGTACTCTACACATCCTGATTTACAttatcttcatgtaaacagCTATAACACTCACTTTCATCTCATGTTTCTACtacattatatttaaaaagtttgtaTCTTCACAGAAGGTGCAGCTGTCCCTTCTGACCGAGCAGGGCATGGGCAAGGCCATTCAGGAGTTTGTCGACAAAGACGAGAAAGATGCCATCGAAGAGCTGATCACGTATCAGTTAGAGAAGACACAGCGCCACCTCCAAGCCAGAGGAGTTACCACAGAGCAGGATATAGACACCGAGGTAAGGAAAAACGGCTCACATTGGAAATGTGGTTATCTAAGTTGATGTTTAAAGTCATTCTaagattgcattttttttttaattcttcagATCAGAAAATTCAGAGACTCCAAAAAGAACACGACTGAGGaagaaaatgaaatcaaagaagTAAGTGGTCAGTGTATGGAACCTGAAACGctgtgttgtctgtttttttaaatgtgtatctctctttctcacaggCCATCAACAGAGCCAAAGCTCACCGTTTGGAGCGTGGCGATGATCCTCTAGATCAGGCAACATTAGATGACCTTGCTGATGTTAATATGGACTCTGATGAAGACTCATTCTCGCCCCCTGCTCCTACAcgaggcagagggagagggagcagagggCGGGGGAGTCGGGGAAGGGGCAGAGGTAAGGTTGTTGAAATATTAGTGGCATTGATATAATGAAAGTCAAAAATACACATTGGTTATTTGTCCCTGagaggtttatttatatatatatatatatacgtagTTAGGCGCGGTGCAAGCTAATGACTCGCAGCAAATACACCAATAAGTGCCTGAGTGGTAGTTTACACCTCCTACAGAGTGACTGCTCAGTAAACCAAAGTGTAAGGGACTACAGAACCCATGTTAGTGCACTAATTTAGTACTAATGCTGTTGGAGATATTCGAGTATTTAATTCATCATTTACTTTTTGTTAAAGTAATACAAGTTGAGTTTGGAAACATTTTAATTGTAGAATATTTCAGAATtcatttgtgcttttattttgaaagaactgAGAACTGAGTAGTTTGTCACCTGTTGCTGTGTATTTTTATGTATGGGTAGATGACTATAGGTATGGCAGCCACCAAGAaggtgtatgtttttttacttGGACAAGTTTTTCAGGACGGCAAAAGGAACATGAGGACATATTTGcgttttgcttgtttttatgcAGCAAGTTAgttaaagaacaacaacaaaaaagaaagatttcCACATATTTTAATCCTGTGTATGAGCTACTTTCTACATGCCATAGCTGCTGGTTTGTTTTTTAGTTAGTTTGATTTTGTTAAGGACAAATTTCTTGCAGATGAAAAGATTGAACCGTGAACCTTTTTGCGGGaaaagtaaaggctgatttatacttctgcgttgaatcaacggcgtaccctacgccgggggtccgcgtagctcccgtatctacgccgaggcctacgcacgtagctgacgtgcacctcctccaaaatgtaactccccgtagagccgacgtggaccgcaagctctgtgattggtccgctcggcggctttgtctttcccgcatttacagcacttccgggatcccggacatcggccgcacatcggccgtgtatttcatctcctcctctctattcttcatgtaatcatgtctgtatgataaacagcaacatgtatcagctgtagattaacataacacgctctgaaactctgtggaaaagtaaacagagatcgtagcgggaccggaagcaggcggccggctatcagagagaccgcactgccctcaggcgtttcggctgagaattgctgcgcgacacggacacatcgacgcacaagtatgtggggctcatgtctgcgtcagcccctgctgcgtaggggagacgcagaagtataaatcagcctatcaaaaaaacatgaagatcCACAAACCAGGAAGCTCCTTGAAGAGTTTATCAGCACAAAGTGACGTTTTGTGCTAACACGCTCCTCCTCAGACCTAGAAGAGTAGACCTGCCTTGAAATTAAAGCCTATGTTGCAACAAAAAACGTTACAGTGTACTGCTGTTGTTGATTCAAATTGTAATTTTACAGTCATAACTAGCACATTTGGGATCATTTTCTAAGAAGTTGATATGCTATGGgtcatttttttattgtgatcGTAGCTGCTTCTTGTTGAAGAATTAAGGGGAGATGTATCAGTTTGCCAGTAGTGTTTTGCAATCATCCCCAATAATCAGAAAAGTCAGAAACATCCATGATTGTCACCCTGAGTTTAGACTATGGAGGGTTAAAGAGGCTTTTTATTTCATACAATGTGGCAAAGTAGAGAAATGTATATTCATGTATTCACTATTTTCTCTGTCCATCAAGGTGCAGCAGCTTCTGAACCAAAGCCAGCCAGTCGAGGTCGCTCCACAAAATCCTCAGCACCAACACAAAGTAGAAGCATTATGCAAGGTAGGACGGTGTGAGAGTATCTGTGTGGGTGTTATGATCTAAGGACGCACAGGTTAATATCAGGTATACAAAAGTAATGAGTCATACTGAAACTTAACAGAGAAGGCACAGAAAGCTCATCTTATCAGTGTATGAATCTGTTTACTACATGTACTGTTCTCTTCGTATTCCTCTTTCAGCGTTTCAAGCTACATCCCAGAGATCATCTCGGGCCAAAGTTTCCACATCTTACAAAGAAGAGGATGTAAGTCGAGGGagtacactcacacacattgaaAAACCTACTTTTTCTTAGTTAAACTCTTCCATCCTCTACCTTGCTTCCCATCCCCAGCTGACCATTGAAGACTCGGATGAAGATATACCTGTGACGAAGACTACCAGACCCCCTGCGAGGTATGTCTATTTTCATCTGCAGCATGGAAgtgattatttctctctctatctcgcTTTCTTTCCCACCAAGTGAGAATTTTATAACAGATGGGTTAATGAaaactgtcttttgttttttttaccacagaCCAGCATCCTCATCATCGTCATCCTTCACTAAGTACGGCTCTCAGAGCCAGAGCCAGTCATCAAGAGGAGTTGCATTtgatgacagtgatgatgatgatgtaagAAAGGCTCAGAGATAATACACTATTGATCTGGAGTTCTAGGATCCACGCTGTACCTCTTTTAACTAAATGTATGCCtgattcaaatattttttctatcttcttttcttttgtctttaatATAGGACAATCCATTCAAAGGCCCAAGCCGTGGTTCCCGAAGATAACCAGAAGAgcatccaaacatccaaacaagGGATTTGTTCTCCCTGTCTTCACAATGGTTCATGAAGTTGATCAGCTGCTGTTGCTTCTGATAAAACTGTCTAATCAGTCTACTCTGGTGGAAGGGTTTGCTAAATGCTAGAGTAAAGCTTGGTTGCGATGGCTTTGAAACTAGACTTGCTTCTGGTGAGTGCAGCCACTTTAACCTACCAACAGGTGGCGCACATGCTGCTGGGTTTGTCATTGCCTGTTGTTGTTCACTGATATTCAGGATATAATAAATGTTTCTCTTATACAACCACCTGTCTCTTTTTCAA
This genomic interval carries:
- the mre11a gene encoding double-strand break repair protein MRE11, whose amino-acid sequence is MSSESNLDDEDTFKILIATDIHLGYLEKDAIRGGDSYNTLDEILKCAKTNQVDFILLGGDLFHENKPTRRCLHNCITMLRRYCMGDTPIHFNVVSDQTVNFNTTQFPWVNYQDENLNISIPVFSIHGNHDDPTGAEGLCALDLLSASGLVNHFGHSHSVERIEMSPVLMQKGSTKLALYGLGSIPDERLYRMFVNNQVTMLRPKEDQDDWFNLFAIHQNRSKHGPTNYIPEQFLDEFLDLVVWGHEHECLITPTRNEQQLFYVTQPGSSVATSLSPGEATKKHIGLLRVKGRKMNLQKIPLKTVRQFFIQDVVLADYQDLFTPETPQVTKKVENLCYAKVTEMLEEAERERLGCPLTPEKPLIRLRVDYSGGFEAFNTARFSQKFVERVANPKDLIHFLRRREQKEDIKDEVNVDYSKILKTTAVEGLRVEDLVKQYFEAAEQKVQLSLLTEQGMGKAIQEFVDKDEKDAIEELITYQLEKTQRHLQARGVTTEQDIDTEIRKFRDSKKNTTEEENEIKEAINRAKAHRLERGDDPLDQATLDDLADVNMDSDEDSFSPPAPTRGRGRGSRGRGSRGRGRGAAASEPKPASRGRSTKSSAPTQSRSIMQAFQATSQRSSRAKVSTSYKEEDLTIEDSDEDIPVTKTTRPPARPASSSSSSFTKYGSQSQSQSSRGVAFDDSDDDDDNPFKGPSRGSRR